The genome window CCGGCGCGCTGTTCCAGAAGATGCCGCCGCTCCTGGCGAGGCTCACCACGACGGGCTTGGCCGGGGTGCTCAACTTGTACGGCTGGGCGGCCGGCAGCTGCACGTCGATGCCGTGCTCGAGGGTCGGCGAGACGAGCATGAAGATGATCAGCGTCACCAGCAGCACGTCGACGAGGGCCGTGACGTTCATGTTCGTGTTCGGCTCGAAGCCGAACGCGCGCCGCTTGCTTTGGTAGAAGGCCACGGCGCCGGCGCT of bacterium contains these proteins:
- a CDS encoding biopolymer transporter ExbD, yielding MAFYQSKRRAFGFEPNTNMNVTALVDVLLVTLIIFMLVSPTLEHGIDVQLPAAQPYKLSTPAKPVVVSLARSGGIFWNSAPVTEAQLRAHLAQAAGANPETQVIVRGDAGIPYSEVIRVLDLVRGAGLVNIGLATQNPGG